One Papaver somniferum cultivar HN1 chromosome 10, ASM357369v1, whole genome shotgun sequence genomic window carries:
- the LOC113316911 gene encoding phosphate transporter PHO1 homolog 5-like isoform X1, protein MKFEKEMKSQMVPEWQGAYMDYTSLRLILEDLKLFKFNTPPQHHSHAATHQHQHHHHHNPVGAGISTLYRSFSGLVVARSTPSITTSKSINSTTTSTNNHHHGIFHHDEEPVILVQSMRGHHHHDLEQGVTHTNQNHEKYETKFLMSNEDGGEYEVAFFKTLDEEFNAVNKFYSDKVDQVMNEAAVLTKQMDALVAFRVKVEHPDQGKFEQLCKEIARSASAFSVSSPRGASSSTESSVTGHMEVIQESNETSTRGSFAGEIEPSNDDDLKEEKDNKEDGEGEEKPLEIIIPAHLEILSTVKINSPSGTPRSTIKGILKKKRKNNLSFNKKNLKKAEEQLQSAFVHFYHKLQLLKSFSYLNLLALSKTMKKYDKITSRHASKIYLHMVDNSYIGSSDDVTRLMDRVEASFIKHFSKSNRSEGMDILKSKKKKERHVTTFSSGLFSGCAISLLICLILVINLRNVIKKDGFTQYMETMFPLYSLFGFLVFHMLLYSAAIYFWKRYRINYPFIFGFKQGTEMGYREVFLLSTILATAALACVLANLDMELDISTKKYKAITELLPLALVSAILLIIVCPFNIVYRSSRIFLLRTTFRAISAPLYRVTLSDFMLADQLSSQAQALRSVAFYICYYTSGDYKRRETNCKADVVYNSFYIALAAFPFWLRALQCFRRYFEEKDGMQGINGFKYLSIVLSVSMVTAYSKRHTTELYVMAWISAIGAAIVAIYWDIVFDWGLLQKNSKNPWLRDKLLVPHKSVYYGIMVMDVLLRFAWLQTVLNIQVSFLHKEAMVVVVACLEIFRRGVWNFFRIENEHLNNVGKFRAFTTVPLPFNYHELEDKNE, encoded by the exons ATGAAGTTCGAGAAAGAGATGAAGTCACAAATGGTGCCGGAATGGCAAGGAGCTTATATGGATTACACATCCCTCAGGCTCATACTTGaggatcttaaacttttcaaattcAACACTCCCCCACAACATCATTCTCACGCCGCTACTCATCAACAtcagcaccaccatcatcataaCCCTGTTGGTGCTGGAATTTCTACTCTTTATAGAAGCTTTAGTGGACTAGTGGTTGCTCGTAGTACCCCTAGTATCACCACCTCTAAAAGTATCAACAGTACAACCACCAGTACTAATAATCACCACCATGGTATATTTCACCATGACGAAGAACCGGTGATATTAGTGCAATCAATGCGAGGTCATCATCATCATGACTTAGAACAGGGAGTAACTCATACgaatcaaaatcatgaaaaatatgagACGAAGTTCTTGATGTCAAATGAAGATGGAGGAGAATATGAAGTAGCATTCTTTAAGACACTTGATGAGGAATTCAACGCGGTTAACAAGTTTTACAGCGACAAAGTCGACCAAGTTATGAATGAAGCTGCTGTTTTGACTAAACAAATGGATGCTTTAGTTGCTTTTAGAGTTAAAGTTGAGCATCCTGATCAAGGAAAATTTGAACAGCTCTGTAAAGAAATCGCCCGATCTGCTTCGGCATTTTCCGTCTCTTCGCCTAGGGGCGCCTCCAGTAGTACTGAAAGTTCCG TAACAGGGCATATGGAAGTTATACAAGAAAGTAATGAAACAAGTACCCGCGGAAGTTTTGCCGGAGAAATTGAACCGAGCAACGATGATGACctgaaagaagaaaaagataataaAGAAGATGGCGAAGGTGAGGAGAAGCCTTTAGAGATCATAATACCAGCTCATTTGGAGATTCTGAGTACTGTGAAGATCAACAGTCCATCTGGTACTCCACGTTCGACGATAAAAGGCATCCTCAAGAAGAAACGAAAGAATAATTTGAGTTTCAATAAGAAAAACttaaagaaagctgaagaacaatTACAGTCTGCATTTGTTCATTTCTATCACAAACTTCAGCTTTTGAAAAGTTTTAGTTATCTAAATCTCTTAGCACTTTCCAAGACCATGAAGAAATATGACAAG ATAACATCAAGACACGCATCCAAAATATACTTGCACATGGTGGATAACTCTTACATCGGTAGCTCTGATGATGTTACTAGGCTGATGGATAGGGTGGAGGCTTCATTCATCAAGCACTTTTCGAAGTCGAACCGTAGTGAAGGCATGGACATTTTGAAatcgaaaaaaaagaaagaaagacatGTAACAACATTTTCGTCGG GTTTATTTTCTGGCTGCGCAATATCGCTTCTAATATGCCTGATTTTGGTCATAAATCTTAGAAATGTCATCAAGAAAGATGGTTTTACGCAGTACATGGAAACTATGTTTCCACTATATAG TTTATTTGGATTTCTAGTCTTCCACATGCTCTTGTATTCAGCAGCCATATACTTCTGGAAGCGGTATCGAATCAATTACCCATTCATATTTGGTTTCAAGCAAGGAACTGAAATGGGATACAGAGAAGTATTTTTATTAAGTACAATTCTTGCAACAGCTGCACTTGCATGTGTACTTGCTAACCTAGACATGGAGTTGGATATATCAACGAAAAAGTACAAAGCGATCACGGAACTACTTCCACTAGCATTAGTTTCC GCTATACTTCTTATAATAGTCTGTCCGTTCAACATTGTATATCGCTCTAGTCGTATCTTCCTACTGCGAACTACATTCCGAGCTATCAGCGCACCTTTGTACAgg GTCACTTTATCGGATTTCATGTTGGCAGATCAGCTAAGTAGTCAG GCCCAAGCTCTTAGAAGTGTTGCCTTTTACATCTGTTACTACACTTCGGGTGACTACAAAAGGAGAGAGACCAATTGCAAAGCAGACGTTGTTTACAATTCATTCTACATCGCTTTAGCTGCATTTCCATTTTGGTTACGCGCCTTACAG TGTTTTCGACgatattttgaagaaaaagatGGAATGCAGGGAATTAACGGTTTCAAATACTTAAGTATTGTTTTGTCTGTGAGCATGGTAACGGCTTACAGTAAAAGACATACAACCGAACTGTACGTAATGGCTTGGATCAGCGCGATCGGTGCAGCTATTGTTGCTATATATTGGGATATTGTTTTTGATTGGGGACTCCTACAAAAGAACTCGAAGAACCCCTGGTTGAGAGACAAGCTTCTTGTTCCACATAAAAGTGTTTATTACGGAATAATGGTAATGGACGTGTTGCTGAGATTTGCATGGCTACAGACTGTGCTGAACATTCAAGTTTCTTTCTTACATAAAGAAGctatggttgttgttgttgcatgCCTAGAGATCTTTCGTCGCGGTGTATGGAATTTCTTCag GATAGAGAATGAACACCTAAACAACGTTGGCAAGTTTCGTGCCTTTACAACCGTGCCTCTCCCTTTCAACTATCACGAATTGGAAGATAAAAATGAGTGA
- the LOC113316911 gene encoding phosphate transporter PHO1 homolog 5-like isoform X2, producing MEVIQESNETSTRGSFAGEIEPSNDDDLKEEKDNKEDGEGEEKPLEIIIPAHLEILSTVKINSPSGTPRSTIKGILKKKRKNNLSFNKKNLKKAEEQLQSAFVHFYHKLQLLKSFSYLNLLALSKTMKKYDKITSRHASKIYLHMVDNSYIGSSDDVTRLMDRVEASFIKHFSKSNRSEGMDILKSKKKKERHVTTFSSGLFSGCAISLLICLILVINLRNVIKKDGFTQYMETMFPLYSLFGFLVFHMLLYSAAIYFWKRYRINYPFIFGFKQGTEMGYREVFLLSTILATAALACVLANLDMELDISTKKYKAITELLPLALVSAILLIIVCPFNIVYRSSRIFLLRTTFRAISAPLYRVTLSDFMLADQLSSQAQALRSVAFYICYYTSGDYKRRETNCKADVVYNSFYIALAAFPFWLRALQCFRRYFEEKDGMQGINGFKYLSIVLSVSMVTAYSKRHTTELYVMAWISAIGAAIVAIYWDIVFDWGLLQKNSKNPWLRDKLLVPHKSVYYGIMVMDVLLRFAWLQTVLNIQVSFLHKEAMVVVVACLEIFRRGVWNFFRIENEHLNNVGKFRAFTTVPLPFNYHELEDKNE from the exons ATGGAAGTTATACAAGAAAGTAATGAAACAAGTACCCGCGGAAGTTTTGCCGGAGAAATTGAACCGAGCAACGATGATGACctgaaagaagaaaaagataataaAGAAGATGGCGAAGGTGAGGAGAAGCCTTTAGAGATCATAATACCAGCTCATTTGGAGATTCTGAGTACTGTGAAGATCAACAGTCCATCTGGTACTCCACGTTCGACGATAAAAGGCATCCTCAAGAAGAAACGAAAGAATAATTTGAGTTTCAATAAGAAAAACttaaagaaagctgaagaacaatTACAGTCTGCATTTGTTCATTTCTATCACAAACTTCAGCTTTTGAAAAGTTTTAGTTATCTAAATCTCTTAGCACTTTCCAAGACCATGAAGAAATATGACAAG ATAACATCAAGACACGCATCCAAAATATACTTGCACATGGTGGATAACTCTTACATCGGTAGCTCTGATGATGTTACTAGGCTGATGGATAGGGTGGAGGCTTCATTCATCAAGCACTTTTCGAAGTCGAACCGTAGTGAAGGCATGGACATTTTGAAatcgaaaaaaaagaaagaaagacatGTAACAACATTTTCGTCGG GTTTATTTTCTGGCTGCGCAATATCGCTTCTAATATGCCTGATTTTGGTCATAAATCTTAGAAATGTCATCAAGAAAGATGGTTTTACGCAGTACATGGAAACTATGTTTCCACTATATAG TTTATTTGGATTTCTAGTCTTCCACATGCTCTTGTATTCAGCAGCCATATACTTCTGGAAGCGGTATCGAATCAATTACCCATTCATATTTGGTTTCAAGCAAGGAACTGAAATGGGATACAGAGAAGTATTTTTATTAAGTACAATTCTTGCAACAGCTGCACTTGCATGTGTACTTGCTAACCTAGACATGGAGTTGGATATATCAACGAAAAAGTACAAAGCGATCACGGAACTACTTCCACTAGCATTAGTTTCC GCTATACTTCTTATAATAGTCTGTCCGTTCAACATTGTATATCGCTCTAGTCGTATCTTCCTACTGCGAACTACATTCCGAGCTATCAGCGCACCTTTGTACAgg GTCACTTTATCGGATTTCATGTTGGCAGATCAGCTAAGTAGTCAG GCCCAAGCTCTTAGAAGTGTTGCCTTTTACATCTGTTACTACACTTCGGGTGACTACAAAAGGAGAGAGACCAATTGCAAAGCAGACGTTGTTTACAATTCATTCTACATCGCTTTAGCTGCATTTCCATTTTGGTTACGCGCCTTACAG TGTTTTCGACgatattttgaagaaaaagatGGAATGCAGGGAATTAACGGTTTCAAATACTTAAGTATTGTTTTGTCTGTGAGCATGGTAACGGCTTACAGTAAAAGACATACAACCGAACTGTACGTAATGGCTTGGATCAGCGCGATCGGTGCAGCTATTGTTGCTATATATTGGGATATTGTTTTTGATTGGGGACTCCTACAAAAGAACTCGAAGAACCCCTGGTTGAGAGACAAGCTTCTTGTTCCACATAAAAGTGTTTATTACGGAATAATGGTAATGGACGTGTTGCTGAGATTTGCATGGCTACAGACTGTGCTGAACATTCAAGTTTCTTTCTTACATAAAGAAGctatggttgttgttgttgcatgCCTAGAGATCTTTCGTCGCGGTGTATGGAATTTCTTCag GATAGAGAATGAACACCTAAACAACGTTGGCAAGTTTCGTGCCTTTACAACCGTGCCTCTCCCTTTCAACTATCACGAATTGGAAGATAAAAATGAGTGA